The Zingiber officinale cultivar Zhangliang chromosome 10A, Zo_v1.1, whole genome shotgun sequence genome contains a region encoding:
- the LOC122026762 gene encoding NAC domain-containing protein 83-like — MDIERPSFIRNGVVRLPPGFRFHPTDEELVAQYLKRKAFSCPLPAAVIPEINLSEFDPWDLPGENEGDRYFFNLVERSTYHRSNRAAGSGYWKARGKPRSVVAPASKELVGMKRVLVFHRWKSPRGSRRGLRRGDFDEEGFLVETFWSSASRVSHEQRCFRLSFSAWNKGFEEFRDRRFELIKWIEHYSGEHS, encoded by the exons atggatATTGAAAGGCCAAGCTTCATCAGAAACGGAGTAGTGAGACTTCCACCTGGATTCAGGTTCCACCCAACTGATGAAGAACTGGTGGCGCAGTACCTTAAAAGGAAGGCCTTTTCCTGCCCATTGCCTGCCGCAGTTATTCCTGAGATCAACCTCTCCGAGTTCGATCCTTGGGATTTGCCAG GTGAGAACGAAGGAGACAGATACTTTTTCAATTTGGTAGAGAGATCCACGTACCACCGTAGCAACCGAGCGGCTGGCTCTGGCTACTGGAAGGCTAGGGGAAAGCCAAGGTCGGTGGTGGCGCCGGCGAGCAAAGAGCTGGTGGGGATGAAGAGGGTGCTCGTCTTCCACCGGTGGAAGTCACCGCGAGGTTCACGAAGAGGGCTGCGTCGCGGCGATTTTGACGAAGAGGGTTTTCTCGTAGAAACTTTTTGGTCTTCAGCGTCACGTGTTTCTCACGAGCAACGCTGTTTCAGGTTGTCATTTTCTGCGTGGAACAAAGGGTTTGAAGAGTTTCGGGACAGAAGATTTGAACTGATAAAATGGATAGAACATTATTCTGGAGAGCATTCATAA
- the LOC122028275 gene encoding pentatricopeptide repeat-containing protein At2g18940, chloroplastic-like → MEGAPFPSRPALPNQTSKIPRNPSPNRPKFNLPFPPPPPPSRSLPLDSLLQHLAKETANTLRPPSSNKNPTLPSLRLAATSPHREKSPPAQGARLAGVKCGARFLQDPRLGFLSAAGKSLLRSIVEWPLVDFATLVEARKDEIFGVDWVALLKALEILGNWEKALALFEWAASTSRAEGSRLDAPAIEVMIKVLGRSSQHSVASKLFDSIPLEEYCLDIRAYTTLLHSYSRAGKYDKAIALFEQMKLKGLSATLVTYNVILDVYGRRGRSWSKILEILDEMKSNKISSDEFTYSTVISACGREGLLKEASEFFKRLKLQGYVPGTVTYNSLLQVYGKAGNYPAALGVLKEMEYNNCPADGVTYNELVATYARAGFYEEGAAVLDTMATKGIMPNAITYTTVINGYGKAGKEDEALALFDRMKKLGCVPNVCTYNTILGMLGKKSRMGEMFDLLSDMKHNGCAPNRITWNTMLAICGKRGMEDYVRRVYTEMTKSGIEPDKDTFNTMIAAYGRCGSGTNALKMYDEMVKAGFTPCTTTYNALLNAIARKGDWIAADSVISDMKRKGFKPNDLSYCLLLQTYAKGRNLEAIDAIEQEVYDSKIFPSWVILRTLVIVNFKCRLLKGMEKAFEELKRNGYKPDLVIFNSMLSIYAKNGMYDHAREIFNLIHPSGLRPDLITYNSMMDMSVKGGECWEAEDMLKQLESSGLKPDVVSYNTVINGFCKQGLMNEALKILTDMIAKGVAPCMITYNTLISGYVSMEMFNDAADVLSYMIQHNCSPNELSFRTIVDGYCKAKRYEEAIQFIAGIVNIDSSFPEQSLNKLALRVEERKSHH, encoded by the coding sequence ATGGAGGGAGCTCCATTTCCAAGCCGACCTGCTCTTCCTAACCAGACCTCCAAAATCCCAAGAAATCCCTCGCCTAACCGTCCCAAGTTCAACCTTCCCTTTCCTCCACCGCCTCCTCCTTCTCGTTCGCTTCCTTTGGACTCCCTCCTCCAACACCTCGCCAAGGAGACCGCCAACACCCTTCGCCCTCCGTCGAGCAATAAAAATCCCACCTTGCCCTCTTTGCGCCTTGCTGCGACCTCGCCCCATCGCGAGAAATCGCCTCCTGCGCAGGGCGCACGGCTCGCCGGCGTCAAATGTGGAGCTCGGTTTCTGCAGGATCCCCGTCTGGGGTTCCTCTCCGCCGCAGGCAAGTCGTTGCTGAGATCCATCGTCGAGTGGCCGCTGGTTGACTTCGCCACTCTGGTTGAAGCCAGGAAAGATGAGATTTTTGGCGTGGATTGGGTTGCCCTCTTGAAGGCGCTCGAAATTCTGGGCAATTGGGAGAAAGCTCTCGCGTTGTTCGAATGGGCTGCATCCACTTCCCGTGCCGAAGGATCCAGATTAGATGCCCCAGCGATCGAGGTGATGATCAAGGTATTGGGGAGGAGTTCACAGCACTCAGTTGCCTCCAAGCTGTTCGACTCTATTCCTCTGGAGGAATATTGCCTTGATATCCGTGCTTACACTACTTTGCTTCATAGCTACTCCCGCGCCGGGAAGTATGACAAGGCAATCGCATTGTTTGAGCAGATGAAATTGAAGGGGCTTTCAGCCACCTTGGTCACCTACAATGTGATTCTCGATGTGTATGGCCGCAGGGGGCGGTCCTGGAGCAAAATTCTCGAGATTTTGGATGAGATGAAAAGCAACAAAATTAGTTCTGATGAGTTCACCTACAGTACAGTGATCTCTGCTTGCGGAAGGGAAGGGTTGTTGAAGGAAGCCTCAGAGTTCTTTAAACGACTGAAGTTGCAGGGATATGTTCCTGGCACTGTCACGTATAATTCACTACTCCAGGTGTATGGTAAGGCAGGAAACTATCCAGCAGCACTGGGAGTCTTGAAGGAAATGGAGTACAATAACTGCCCAGCTGATGGAGTTACCTACAATGAACTTGTAGCTACCTATGCTAGAGCTGGCTTTTACGAAGAAGGGGCGGCAGTGTTGGATACAATGGCTACTAAAGGAATAATGCCTAATGCCATTACCTATACCACTGTAATTAATGGGTATGGCAAGGCTGGAAAAGAGGATGAAGCTTTAGCGCTGTTTGATCGTATGAAGAAATTGGGTTGTGTTCCTAATGTTTGCACTTACAACACAATATTAGGAATGCTTGGAAAGAAATCAAGGATGGGGGAAATGTTTGACTTACTTTCTGACATGAAACACAATGGTTGTGCCCCGAATAGGATCACATGGAACACAATGTTAGCTATATGTGGGAAAAGGGGCATGGAGGACTATGTAAGACGAGTGTACACTGAGATGACAAAATCAGGCATTGAACCCGACAAGGATACCTTCAACACTATGATTGCCGCATATGGTCGATGTGGTTCTGGTACCAATGCTTTGAAGATGTATGATGAGATGGTCAAAGCAGGTTTTACTCCTTGCACTACAACATATAATGCACTCTTGAATGCAATAGCTAGAAAGGGTGACTGGATAGCTGCAGATTCTGTTATATCTGATATGAAGAGGAAGGGCTTTAAGCCTAATGATCTTTCATACTGTTTGTTGCTTCAAACTTATGCGAAAGGAAGAAACCTAGAAGCTATAGATGCAATTGAACAAGAAGTTTATGATAGCAAAATTTTTCCTAGCTGGGTGATCCTTAGAACTCTGGTTATAGTCAACTTTAAGTGTAGATTATTAAAGGGCATGGAAAAGGCATTTGAGGAGCTGAAGAGGAATGGCTACAAACCTGACTTGGTGATTTTTAACTCAATGCTTTCAATTTATGCAAAGAATGGGATGTATGATCATGCTCGTGAAATTTTCAATCTGATTCATCCAAGTGGGCTCCGACCTGACCTCATTACTTACAACAGTATGATGGACATGAGTGTGAAAGGTGGAGAATGTTGGGAAGCAGAAGACATGCTCAAACAACTTGAAAGCTCTGGGTTGAAGCCTGATGTGGTGTCATACAACACTGTCATTAATGGATTTTGCAAACAAGGGCTCATGAATGAAGCCCTAAAGATTCTGACAGACATGATAGCTAAAGGAGTTGCACCTTGCATGATCACTTATAATACCTTAATTTCTGGATATGTGAGCATGGAGATGTTCAATGATGCTGCTGATGTTCTTAGCTATATGATCCAACACAACTGCAGCCCCAATGAACTATCCTTCAGGACAATTGTTGATGGCTACTGTAAAGCCAAGAGATATGAGGAAGCCATCCAGTTTATAGCTGGCATAGTGAATATAGATTCATCTTTTCCTGAACAGTCGCTGAATAAGCTAGCCCTAAGAGTAGAAGAGAGAAAATCTCACCATTGA